The following coding sequences are from one Chroogloeocystis siderophila 5.2 s.c.1 window:
- a CDS encoding ATP-binding protein, producing MDTHVSNSIQTLRCQAASLLLYQSVLLNEVGQAFLHLLQTLSNGVNKINCLQAYGNYFKALAASNQSWQDYLIEQILRDDNPFSQQVQQTETLPPALLAAAKQDLQVLQSLYQCSSDTLSQWVQVVTGLQTPLAVWDNQRQETYEIPFHQTANWETLVSDLGVYYSRFGTGLFANRALRWQAGEFVGISHPDSIQLAQLVGYELQKETLLKNTEFLLSGYSALHVLLYGSRGSGKSSLVKALLNHYQNRNLRLIEVAKSDLKDLPEIVEKLRNLPQKFIIFVDDLSFEEDDDAFKALKVVLEGNLTARSQNVVVYATSNRRHLIREFFDDRPRARDREEVHVWDTMQEKLSFSDRFGLTLTFEPADQKTYLSIIRHLAAQAGISLCQEDLEYRALQWATRHNGRSGRTARQFIDFLKAELAVFGSSQA from the coding sequence ATGGATACGCACGTCAGTAACTCAATTCAAACCCTAAGATGTCAAGCAGCATCGTTGCTACTATACCAATCTGTGCTGCTTAACGAAGTTGGTCAAGCTTTTTTACACTTATTACAGACACTCAGTAACGGTGTAAATAAAATTAATTGTCTTCAAGCGTATGGCAATTACTTCAAAGCTTTAGCTGCAAGTAACCAAAGTTGGCAAGACTACCTCATAGAGCAAATTCTACGCGATGATAATCCCTTCTCACAACAAGTTCAGCAAACAGAAACCTTACCACCAGCCCTCTTAGCCGCAGCTAAGCAAGATTTACAAGTGTTGCAGAGTCTTTACCAATGCAGTAGCGATACTTTGAGTCAGTGGGTGCAAGTTGTTACAGGATTACAAACACCACTTGCAGTATGGGATAATCAAAGGCAAGAAACTTATGAAATTCCTTTCCACCAAACAGCAAATTGGGAAACTCTTGTATCAGACTTAGGTGTTTATTACTCTAGATTTGGTACAGGTTTATTTGCAAATCGTGCTTTACGTTGGCAAGCTGGAGAATTTGTTGGTATTTCACATCCAGATTCGATTCAACTTGCTCAACTTGTAGGTTATGAACTGCAAAAAGAAACTTTGCTCAAAAATACCGAGTTTCTCTTATCTGGATATTCTGCATTGCACGTACTACTTTATGGTAGTCGCGGGTCGGGAAAATCTTCGTTAGTTAAAGCATTGTTAAATCACTATCAAAATCGCAATTTGCGTTTGATTGAAGTTGCTAAGTCGGATTTAAAAGATTTACCGGAAATTGTTGAAAAATTGCGGAATCTACCGCAGAAGTTTATTATTTTTGTTGACGATCTTTCGTTTGAGGAAGATGATGACGCGTTTAAAGCTTTAAAAGTTGTTTTGGAAGGTAATTTAACTGCGCGATCGCAAAATGTTGTAGTTTATGCTACCTCGAATCGCCGTCATTTGATTCGAGAATTTTTTGATGATCGACCACGGGCTAGAGATCGTGAAGAGGTTCATGTGTGGGATACCATGCAAGAAAAGTTGTCGTTTAGCGATCGCTTCGGTTTGACTTTGACTTTTGAACCCGCAGATCAGAAAACATACTTGAGTATTATTCGTCATCTCGCGGCGCAAGCAGGAATTTCCTTATGTCAAGAAGATTTAGAATATCGTGCATTGCAATGGGCAACACGGCATAATGGACGATCAGGACGTACCGCACGACAGTTTATTGATTTTCTTAAAGCCGAATTAGCGGTGTTTGGTTCTTCTCAAGCCTAA
- a CDS encoding TMEM14 family protein, which translates to MNIAIIAAIAYGIIAIIGGIIGYTQARSTASLISGIISGLLLIAGGVFYLQGQSWGFILALAITAILVVVFTIRFVKTRKFMPAGLMLTLGVLTLVIMVSQLGAIASVTLIISF; encoded by the coding sequence ATGAATATAGCTATTATTGCAGCGATCGCCTATGGAATCATTGCCATCATTGGCGGTATTATCGGTTACACGCAAGCTCGGAGTACGGCATCTTTAATTTCGGGAATCATTAGCGGTTTACTGCTCATTGCTGGGGGAGTATTTTATTTACAAGGACAATCTTGGGGCTTTATTTTAGCACTGGCTATTACAGCTATCTTAGTAGTTGTATTTACAATTAGATTCGTAAAAACACGCAAGTTTATGCCAGCGGGATTAATGCTGACGTTGGGAGTTCTCACGCTAGTCATCATGGTAAGTCAATTAGGAGCGATCGCCTCTGTTACCTTAATAATAAGCTTTTAA
- a CDS encoding Uma2 family endonuclease, whose amino-acid sequence MSSTEEKTISQDVGWDWEPPMPPTDLIFDDGEPLESNRHRIAMDVLIRSLEQAWSKRNDFFAGGNMFIYYSSTQARNRDFRGPDFFVVLDVDGTKSRQGWVVWEEDGRYPDVIVELMSPSTAEVDKITKKEIYERTFRTPNYFVYDPFNPSSLQGWQLDGSHRYQPLEANERGWLWCATLGFWLGIWEGTIQRETAPWLRFFDSSGDLVLLPEEAAQVKVQQATQQAEQERQKAERLAAQLRALGVEPEV is encoded by the coding sequence ATGTCGTCTACGGAAGAAAAGACAATCTCTCAAGATGTGGGGTGGGATTGGGAACCGCCGATGCCACCTACTGATTTGATATTCGATGATGGTGAACCCTTGGAAAGCAATCGTCACCGTATTGCAATGGATGTCTTGATTCGATCGCTAGAACAAGCTTGGTCGAAGCGCAATGACTTTTTTGCAGGCGGTAATATGTTTATTTACTATAGCAGCACTCAAGCACGCAATCGCGACTTCCGTGGACCAGATTTTTTTGTTGTTTTAGACGTTGATGGCACAAAGTCACGTCAAGGTTGGGTAGTGTGGGAGGAAGATGGGCGATATCCAGATGTCATCGTCGAGTTGATGTCGCCGTCAACCGCGGAAGTAGACAAGATAACAAAGAAAGAGATTTACGAACGCACGTTTAGAACGCCAAATTATTTTGTGTACGATCCTTTTAATCCGAGTTCGCTACAAGGATGGCAATTAGATGGTAGCCATCGCTATCAGCCGTTAGAAGCAAATGAACGCGGATGGCTGTGGTGTGCAACTTTGGGTTTTTGGTTAGGTATTTGGGAGGGAACTATACAGAGAGAAACTGCACCTTGGTTGCGTTTTTTTGATAGTTCTGGCGATTTAGTTTTGTTACCCGAAGAAGCAGCACAGGTAAAAGTACAACAAGCTACTCAACAAGCCGAACAAGAACGTCAAAAAGCGGAACGCTTGGCAGCACAACTAAGAGCATTAGGAGTAGAACCTGAAGTGTGA
- a CDS encoding AAA family ATPase — MPATLEYNFVHDFTHFEQHVAKIFHKYGWTVETAKPNQPGYDLVVKKNHCVVAVQVKWLKNNATSTQLSKFADYLDSPEGKQFNAGIFLTTKGFGGPARALIKSWGQDTKIRCGVATDNGFNFINGDVEVTPPPEPPKPGKIYFGVFTCKGGVGKTTVAAHLAGAFALQGFNVALVDLDPEENLQKLVGDGVYVPNPKGMGTTIEVFKGEDWHEDAARDAKVVIFDCSPAMERNHSELVAKFDYCIIPTTLNPLGINKHGKVIQETVKDIRRINRNAHLFVLVNNFKDPGYRRLQILRRAYADIYKETSKIDDKFHCIDPEEVCIRASDLLYYWGIHILESPDNPRSELAFNLIGGRCYPREDFINLADYIEQKAGIGILRD, encoded by the coding sequence ATGCCTGCAACATTAGAATACAATTTTGTTCATGATTTCACTCATTTTGAGCAGCACGTCGCTAAAATCTTTCACAAATATGGTTGGACTGTTGAAACTGCTAAACCTAATCAACCTGGATACGATTTAGTTGTTAAAAAAAATCATTGTGTTGTGGCTGTACAAGTTAAATGGCTGAAAAACAATGCAACATCAACACAACTATCAAAGTTTGCCGATTATCTAGATTCTCCTGAAGGTAAACAATTTAATGCTGGTATTTTTCTCACAACAAAAGGCTTCGGTGGTCCAGCGCGTGCTTTAATTAAATCTTGGGGTCAAGATACTAAGATCCGTTGTGGTGTCGCAACTGACAATGGTTTTAACTTCATAAACGGTGATGTTGAAGTAACGCCACCACCTGAACCTCCCAAGCCTGGCAAAATCTATTTCGGTGTATTTACTTGTAAAGGTGGTGTAGGTAAAACAACAGTTGCAGCGCATTTAGCAGGTGCATTTGCGTTACAAGGTTTCAACGTAGCTTTAGTAGATTTAGACCCTGAAGAAAATTTACAAAAGCTTGTCGGTGATGGTGTTTATGTTCCTAATCCTAAAGGAATGGGGACAACAATTGAAGTATTTAAAGGCGAAGATTGGCATGAGGATGCTGCGCGTGATGCCAAGGTTGTGATTTTTGATTGTTCGCCTGCAATGGAAAGAAATCACTCTGAATTAGTAGCAAAATTTGATTATTGTATTATTCCCACAACTTTAAATCCTTTGGGCATTAATAAGCATGGAAAAGTCATTCAAGAGACTGTAAAAGACATACGCAGAATTAATAGAAATGCCCATTTATTTGTATTAGTTAATAATTTTAAAGATCCTGGATACCGACGTTTGCAGATTTTGAGAAGAGCTTATGCAGATATTTATAAAGAAACGAGTAAAATAGACGATAAGTTTCACTGTATTGACCCTGAAGAAGTTTGTATTCGTGCTAGCGATCTTCTTTATTACTGGGGTATCCATATTCTGGAAAGTCCAGATAATCCCCGTAGTGAATTAGCGTTTAACTTAATCGGTGGAAGATGCTATCCGCGCGAAGATTTTATTAACTTAGCCGATTACATCGAGCAGAAAGCGGGAATTGGAATTTTGAGAGACTAA
- a CDS encoding cyclase family protein: MILDSTKSYLLAEVAPLANEIDTHPEILFKALKGLGNLGLLALRVPPQWAGVGISDEAFASFQELVARYSGALAFLQTQHQSAAGMLVQSSNSRLQQAYLPRMGNGDVLLGVGFSHIRRLGNPVIAIPVAGGYQIDGFVPWVTGWNLFAEFIIAATLPNGGAVFGIVPFVETQQATGGAIAFSPPMQLAAMRSTSTVSATLMRFFLPSDRVVFVKPAGWIHNNDIKNVLRGTPLPIGCAMAGLDIVKATAQTKSLAFIDEAFTALDRELNECREAIAQAQHSTFTQKVQLRAWAIDLAVRTAHAAVTVSSGSANDTAHPAQRVYREALVYTVSGQTPAIMEATLTQLTSPLRYHSNKRRNISYSQVIHLSHVIHPDIPQWLGDPPVEFETVAELHQDGYYLRRFAFGEHTATHINAPKSFYADGLGIDQYPADLLVVPAIVLNIQAQAVNPDYTLSVTDILNWEQQHGAIAPGCVVLLYTGWQNKWWDKAAFLNADASGNLHFPGFSCDATQFLLERQIAGVGIDTHGVDSGQDTTFATNRLILEKTRIVLENLTNLDQLPVRGSTLAIGILRLQNGSGSPAAVMAFIP, translated from the coding sequence ATGATTCTAGACTCAACCAAATCTTATCTACTTGCAGAAGTTGCACCCTTAGCTAACGAAATTGATACTCACCCTGAAATCTTATTCAAAGCCCTCAAAGGATTAGGTAATCTAGGTTTACTTGCGTTACGAGTACCGCCACAATGGGCTGGAGTTGGTATCAGTGATGAAGCGTTTGCGAGTTTTCAAGAATTGGTAGCTAGGTATTCTGGTGCATTAGCTTTTTTGCAAACACAACACCAAAGCGCTGCGGGGATGTTGGTACAAAGCAGTAATTCTCGGCTACAGCAAGCGTATCTTCCACGCATGGGTAACGGAGATGTTTTACTTGGTGTCGGTTTTTCACATATTCGACGGCTAGGAAATCCCGTAATCGCGATACCTGTAGCTGGAGGCTATCAAATCGATGGGTTTGTTCCTTGGGTAACTGGTTGGAATTTGTTTGCTGAGTTTATCATTGCTGCCACCTTACCTAATGGTGGTGCTGTTTTTGGCATTGTACCTTTTGTAGAAACGCAACAAGCTACAGGCGGTGCGATCGCTTTTAGCCCTCCAATGCAACTCGCCGCTATGCGATCAACAAGTACAGTCAGCGCGACTTTGATGCGTTTTTTCTTACCAAGTGATCGCGTCGTCTTTGTGAAACCTGCGGGGTGGATTCATAATAACGATATCAAAAATGTGCTGCGCGGAACTCCATTACCTATAGGTTGTGCAATGGCGGGGTTGGATATTGTCAAAGCAACAGCACAAACGAAATCTTTAGCGTTTATTGATGAAGCTTTTACGGCGTTGGATCGCGAATTGAACGAATGTCGAGAGGCGATCGCCCAAGCACAACACTCTACATTTACACAAAAAGTACAACTGCGCGCCTGGGCTATTGATTTAGCAGTACGTACCGCACACGCAGCGGTGACAGTTTCGAGTGGTAGTGCCAATGATACCGCGCATCCAGCACAACGAGTGTATCGCGAAGCGCTAGTATATACAGTCTCAGGGCAAACTCCTGCAATTATGGAAGCAACTTTAACGCAATTAACTTCCCCACTGCGATATCACTCAAACAAGCGTCGAAACATCTCCTATTCGCAAGTCATTCATCTCAGCCACGTAATTCATCCTGATATTCCTCAATGGCTAGGCGATCCGCCTGTGGAATTTGAAACTGTTGCTGAGTTGCATCAAGATGGTTATTACCTCCGGCGTTTCGCTTTCGGCGAACACACTGCAACGCATATCAACGCGCCTAAGAGTTTTTACGCGGATGGATTAGGAATCGACCAATATCCTGCGGATCTATTAGTTGTTCCTGCGATTGTGTTGAATATCCAAGCACAAGCCGTAAATCCTGACTACACGCTGAGCGTTACTGATATTTTAAATTGGGAGCAACAACACGGTGCAATTGCTCCTGGATGTGTGGTGTTACTGTACACAGGATGGCAAAACAAGTGGTGGGATAAAGCCGCATTTCTCAATGCTGATGCATCTGGCAATCTTCATTTTCCAGGATTTAGCTGCGATGCAACGCAGTTTTTACTAGAACGACAAATTGCCGGTGTAGGAATTGATACACATGGCGTCGATTCTGGACAAGATACCACGTTTGCAACGAATCGATTAATACTAGAAAAAACAAGAATTGTCTTAGAAAATTTAACGAATCTCGATCAATTACCTGTACGTGGATCTACGCTAGCAATTGGTATTTTACGCTTACAAAATGGTTCGGGTTCGCCTGCTGCGGTGATGGCATTCATTCCATAA
- a CDS encoding secondary thiamine-phosphate synthase enzyme YjbQ: MIYQNHITLSTKTHGDMHDITDQVNSIVKKSGIKTGMAHVFNVGSTASIGTIEFEPGLQRDLPELLNKLIPPSREYGHEQMWHDGNGHSHLQATWLGPSLTVPVQNGKLELGTWQQIFHLECDIKPRQRKVVVTIYGE; encoded by the coding sequence ATGATTTATCAAAACCACATTACTTTATCGACTAAAACACACGGGGATATGCATGATATTACTGATCAGGTTAACTCGATTGTGAAAAAGTCGGGAATCAAAACCGGAATGGCGCACGTATTTAATGTGGGTAGTACCGCCTCGATTGGTACGATTGAATTTGAACCAGGATTGCAGCGTGACTTACCCGAACTTCTGAATAAACTCATTCCACCAAGTCGTGAATACGGACACGAGCAAATGTGGCACGATGGTAACGGACACTCGCATTTGCAAGCTACATGGCTAGGTCCATCTTTAACAGTACCCGTGCAAAATGGCAAGCTAGAGTTAGGTACTTGGCAACAAATCTTTCATTTAGAATGTGATATCAAACCACGTCAGCGGAAAGTCGTTGTCACGATTTATGGAGAGTGA
- a CDS encoding dihydrolipoyl dehydrogenase family protein — translation MAVEYDVVVIGGGSGGLVVAGVAAALKAKVALVERDRLGGDCLWYGCVPSKSLIHASRVAYEVKHASRFGILCNDNKIDFAKAIGHVQSAIAAIEPHDSPQRFESLGAEVIFGSGEFVDPHTFVVNNRRLSARTFVIATGSRPAIPSIPGLQLAGYITNEEVFEITDRPDTLGIIGGGPIGCELGQAFARLGSQVTIISSSDRLLPKEDPEAAAVVQQQLISEGIRILTKTRVERVEVVNGQKYLIAKNEKIAVDQILVATGRNPNVESLNLKAAKVELQQDAAGYNQQGDQKGIRVNAKLQTTNPRIYACGDVIGGYQFTHVASHEANVIIRNALFLPILKVDYRVIPWATFTDPELARVGLTEAEARQRYGNNIDVIIQEYADVDRAQAEAATQGFAKIITKRNGEILGAHIVGAAAGELIHEIVLAMSHKLKISALGGIHIYPTLAEVISKAAFARTQERYEKNHTLQGLLEKMFRLLRSLG, via the coding sequence ATGGCAGTAGAATATGATGTCGTTGTGATTGGCGGTGGTTCGGGTGGTTTAGTCGTTGCGGGAGTTGCTGCTGCACTCAAAGCCAAAGTTGCTTTAGTCGAACGCGATCGCCTAGGTGGTGATTGTTTGTGGTATGGTTGCGTTCCGAGTAAATCTTTAATTCATGCATCTCGTGTCGCCTACGAAGTCAAACACGCCTCGCGGTTTGGAATTCTCTGTAACGATAACAAAATCGATTTTGCTAAAGCAATTGGACACGTGCAAAGTGCGATCGCCGCAATTGAACCGCACGATTCACCCCAGCGATTTGAATCTTTAGGTGCTGAAGTAATTTTCGGTAGTGGTGAATTTGTCGATCCACACACTTTTGTCGTTAATAATCGTCGCTTAAGCGCAAGAACCTTCGTTATTGCTACAGGTTCGCGCCCTGCCATTCCTTCAATTCCTGGATTACAACTAGCAGGTTACATTACAAACGAAGAAGTTTTTGAAATTACTGATCGCCCCGACACTTTAGGTATTATTGGCGGTGGACCTATCGGGTGTGAATTAGGACAAGCTTTTGCACGATTAGGTTCTCAAGTTACGATTATTAGTAGTAGTGATCGCCTTTTACCCAAAGAAGATCCCGAAGCCGCCGCCGTAGTACAGCAGCAACTCATTTCCGAAGGAATTCGCATTCTGACAAAAACACGAGTGGAACGTGTCGAAGTTGTCAATGGACAAAAATACTTAATTGCCAAAAATGAAAAAATTGCCGTCGATCAAATTCTGGTTGCGACTGGGCGCAATCCCAATGTGGAATCGTTAAATCTAAAAGCTGCAAAAGTGGAACTGCAACAAGATGCCGCAGGTTACAATCAGCAAGGCGATCAAAAAGGAATTCGCGTTAACGCCAAACTGCAAACAACAAACCCTCGAATCTACGCTTGCGGTGATGTGATTGGTGGTTATCAATTTACTCATGTTGCTAGCCACGAAGCCAATGTGATTATTAGAAATGCCTTATTCCTACCGATTCTCAAAGTTGATTATCGCGTCATTCCCTGGGCGACATTTACCGATCCTGAACTCGCCCGCGTTGGTTTAACCGAAGCTGAAGCGCGACAGCGTTACGGTAACAATATTGACGTAATTATACAAGAATATGCAGACGTTGATCGCGCCCAAGCCGAAGCTGCAACGCAAGGCTTTGCCAAAATTATCACGAAACGCAACGGCGAAATTCTTGGCGCGCACATCGTTGGTGCAGCCGCAGGCGAATTAATTCATGAAATTGTCTTAGCAATGTCGCATAAGCTGAAAATTTCTGCCTTAGGAGGGATTCACATTTATCCCACGCTTGCAGAAGTCATTAGTAAAGCCGCTTTTGCCCGCACGCAAGAAAGATATGAAAAAAATCACACGCTGCAAGGCTTATTAGAAAAAATGTTTCGCTTGTTGCGATCGCTAGGGTAA
- a CDS encoding DUF29 domain-containing protein, giving the protein MLQKTAESKLYDQDFQLWLEDTAAKLKVRDVDNLDWENLIEEIIALGKSEKRELIHRLEVLLSHLLKRIYIDSAYDNRSWELTIKEQRRQLQLQLKQSPSLKKYFTEIFDDCWQYALTQVKLEYAKVPFPEHWEFSRDPEAILSQEFWLQ; this is encoded by the coding sequence GTGCTCCAAAAAACTGCTGAATCAAAACTATACGATCAAGATTTCCAGTTATGGCTAGAGGATACCGCAGCCAAACTAAAAGTACGTGATGTTGACAACTTAGATTGGGAAAACTTAATTGAGGAAATCATAGCTTTGGGAAAGAGCGAAAAGCGAGAACTAATTCATCGATTAGAAGTATTACTTTCCCACTTACTCAAACGCATCTATATCGATTCTGCCTATGATAATCGTAGTTGGGAATTGACAATCAAAGAACAACGCAGACAGCTACAACTTCAGTTAAAACAGTCTCCTAGCCTCAAAAAATACTTTACAGAAATTTTTGATGACTGTTGGCAATACGCCTTAACACAAGTCAAGCTAGAGTATGCTAAAGTTCCATTTCCCGAACACTGGGAGTTTAGCCGCGATCCTGAAGCAATATTGTCACAAGAGTTTTGGCTACAATAA
- a CDS encoding metallophosphoesterase codes for MHWLLSGSLSVEKLTVAIADLPPSLQGTKLVQLSDLHYDGLRLSEEMLAQVIAASNEVEPDLIVLTGDYVTDDPTPIHQLVLRLKHLQSRAGICAVLGNHDIYYPESQAEITKALSCINIDVLWNQIAYPLGTGLPIVGLADYWSKEFKVKPVMRQLDNNIPRIVLSHNPDTAQVLKKWRVDLQLSGHTHGGQFTIPGMGPAISVYKDFRRSLPKEMRRWVPFMQKECAKVVRHWEWAQGYHRVGENQLYVNRGLGTYLPGRFFCPPEVTVITLVTGG; via the coding sequence ATGCACTGGCTGTTATCTGGATCTTTGAGTGTAGAGAAATTAACAGTTGCGATCGCCGATCTTCCTCCCTCCTTACAGGGAACAAAGCTAGTGCAACTTTCGGATCTCCATTACGATGGCTTGCGACTGTCGGAAGAAATGTTAGCGCAAGTGATCGCCGCCAGCAACGAAGTTGAACCGGATCTCATTGTTCTCACAGGCGATTACGTCACCGACGATCCTACCCCAATACATCAACTCGTCTTGCGACTGAAACACCTCCAAAGTCGCGCGGGAATTTGTGCGGTACTCGGAAACCACGATATTTATTACCCTGAATCGCAAGCCGAAATTACCAAAGCGCTGAGTTGCATTAATATTGATGTTCTCTGGAATCAAATTGCTTATCCTTTAGGTACGGGATTACCGATTGTCGGACTTGCCGATTACTGGTCAAAAGAGTTTAAAGTCAAACCTGTCATGCGTCAACTCGACAACAACATACCCCGCATTGTTCTATCACACAATCCTGATACCGCCCAAGTCTTAAAAAAATGGCGTGTTGATTTACAGCTATCCGGCCATACGCACGGCGGTCAGTTTACCATTCCTGGTATGGGACCCGCTATATCTGTTTATAAAGACTTTCGGCGTAGCCTTCCCAAAGAAATGCGGCGTTGGGTTCCGTTTATGCAAAAAGAATGCGCCAAAGTTGTCCGACATTGGGAATGGGCGCAAGGCTATCATCGTGTTGGTGAAAATCAGTTGTATGTCAATCGCGGTTTAGGAACGTATCTTCCTGGACGCTTTTTTTGTCCCCCAGAAGTGACTGTGATTACATTAGTAACTGGTGGCTAG